The Streptomyces sp. P9-A4 genome contains a region encoding:
- a CDS encoding DNA cytosine methyltransferase — MPTYSAVDLFAGAGGATRGLRDAGFAMLAAVENDLEAAETYRRNHPKVSLFAQDIRTVEPRVLLAASGVAAGELDLLKACPPCQGFSSLAKGLVDEQRNDLVLDTYRFVEAMRPRIVLLENVPGLARDRRLPELHRMLDGAGYQLKTATLDAAAFGVPQRRKRFICFAVRDDVPFAPVENLLELLPPSFRKSPKTAGQALAHLARYSRAGDPLNVHRKSSIAVEARIAAIPVGGNRFDLPEEHQLDCHKRLTSRNASSSYGRVRLDDPAPTMTTRCTTPACGTFIHPSENRGLTLREAATFQTFPVGYEFHGNYGSIERQIGNAVPVRMAKGLGLIATAILNGKSSYREKS; from the coding sequence ATGCCCACGTACAGCGCCGTGGATCTGTTTGCTGGGGCGGGGGGCGCAACGCGAGGCCTGAGGGATGCGGGCTTCGCGATGCTCGCCGCCGTGGAGAACGACCTGGAAGCGGCCGAAACCTACCGCAGGAATCATCCCAAAGTGTCTCTCTTCGCCCAGGATATCCGTACTGTGGAGCCTCGGGTGCTGCTTGCGGCGTCGGGCGTCGCGGCAGGGGAGCTCGATCTACTCAAGGCGTGCCCACCATGCCAGGGGTTCTCGTCTCTGGCCAAGGGGCTGGTTGATGAGCAGCGGAACGACCTGGTCTTGGATACCTACCGCTTCGTTGAGGCCATGAGGCCAAGGATTGTTCTGCTCGAAAACGTCCCTGGACTGGCTCGCGACCGCCGCCTTCCGGAGCTGCACCGGATGCTTGATGGGGCTGGGTACCAGCTCAAGACGGCCACACTGGACGCGGCCGCATTCGGGGTTCCCCAGCGTCGAAAGCGGTTCATCTGTTTTGCCGTCAGGGACGATGTTCCCTTTGCGCCCGTCGAAAACCTTCTCGAATTATTGCCTCCTAGTTTCCGAAAATCTCCGAAGACAGCTGGGCAGGCACTGGCACATCTCGCGCGTTACTCTCGCGCGGGGGATCCTTTGAATGTTCATCGGAAGAGTTCGATTGCCGTTGAGGCGCGGATTGCCGCTATCCCAGTTGGCGGCAATCGATTCGACCTTCCAGAAGAGCATCAGTTGGACTGTCATAAGCGATTGACTTCGAGGAACGCGAGCTCCTCGTATGGCAGGGTCAGGTTGGATGATCCAGCTCCCACTATGACGACTCGGTGCACAACGCCTGCGTGCGGAACATTTATTCACCCTTCCGAGAACCGCGGGTTGACGCTTCGCGAGGCGGCTACGTTTCAGACTTTTCCGGTGGGTTACGAGTTCCACGGTAATTACGGATCAATTGAGCGGCAGATCGGGAATGCTGTTCCTGTACGAATGGCCAAGGGGCTCGGGCTGATCGCCACTGCGATCCTTAACGGTAAAAGTTCATACCGGGAGAAAAGCTGA
- a CDS encoding SpdD-like protein, whose protein sequence is MLRPRIPVNPLPTGIVTPLVQSTSIGDIEPHHTATHAPVCNHHNAPAPSPAHSSAARFTPAGLALAIAGGAGAVLVVGAVLVSMLLAVAVTAASIAMCAVVLRSLLNGQHRHS, encoded by the coding sequence ATGCTCCGACCGCGCATCCCCGTCAACCCGCTCCCGACCGGCATCGTCACCCCGCTCGTCCAGTCGACCAGCATCGGCGACATCGAGCCGCACCACACCGCCACCCACGCGCCGGTCTGCAACCACCACAACGCCCCAGCCCCGAGCCCGGCCCACTCCTCCGCCGCGCGTTTCACCCCGGCCGGCCTCGCCCTGGCCATCGCCGGCGGAGCCGGAGCCGTCCTGGTCGTCGGCGCGGTCCTGGTCTCCATGCTGCTGGCCGTCGCCGTCACCGCCGCGTCCATCGCCATGTGCGCCGTCGTCCTGCGTTCGCTCCTCAACGGCCAGCACCGGCACAGCTAG
- a CDS encoding SCO3933 family regulatory protein, whose protein sequence is MRQIPVDTSAATVMVAQPPTPKVANRQTGEIATDRETGAPLMTVDVMFVMDGNAEILNLTVPNTGVSEELAMGTPVALTGVVARPWENEFNGQKRHGISFRAVAVTSLVAANVG, encoded by the coding sequence GTGCGTCAGATCCCCGTCGACACCTCCGCCGCGACCGTGATGGTGGCCCAGCCGCCCACCCCGAAGGTCGCGAACCGCCAGACCGGCGAGATCGCCACCGACCGCGAGACCGGCGCCCCGCTGATGACAGTCGACGTCATGTTCGTCATGGACGGCAACGCCGAGATCCTCAACCTGACCGTGCCGAACACCGGCGTCTCCGAGGAGCTGGCCATGGGCACCCCCGTCGCCCTCACCGGCGTCGTCGCCCGGCCCTGGGAGAACGAGTTCAACGGCCAGAAGCGCCACGGCATCAGCTTCCGCGCCGTCGCCGTCACCTCGCTCGTCGCCGCGAACGTCGGCTGA
- a CDS encoding DUF2637 domain-containing protein, whose amino-acid sequence MRPTRRPDAVLVQAVIAGALSFAHLHDLAAAAGQTGWKAWAYPVSVDLLLVAAWHRLRTARAAGLPAHSAWTWFAVALAASLGANVATAGLLDLGDVPAWLRILVAGWPALAFLGGTLLVHSPAQPEAEPTPIPEPAPEPTPPPTTPGPTPETAPAEPAPVAVPPALVAHARKIADDHRTRTGSPIDADTLRARLGVPPLMANAIAAQLA is encoded by the coding sequence ATGCGTCCTACCCGCCGACCGGACGCAGTCCTCGTACAAGCCGTCATCGCCGGCGCCCTGTCCTTCGCCCACCTGCACGACCTGGCCGCGGCGGCCGGGCAGACCGGCTGGAAAGCCTGGGCCTACCCGGTCTCCGTTGACCTCCTCCTCGTCGCCGCCTGGCACCGGCTGCGGACCGCACGGGCCGCCGGCTTGCCTGCCCACTCGGCCTGGACCTGGTTCGCGGTCGCCCTGGCCGCGTCGCTGGGCGCGAATGTCGCCACCGCCGGTCTCCTCGACCTCGGCGACGTACCCGCCTGGCTCCGCATCCTCGTCGCTGGCTGGCCCGCCCTCGCGTTCCTCGGCGGCACCCTCCTCGTCCACTCCCCCGCCCAGCCGGAGGCCGAGCCCACGCCCATCCCCGAACCCGCTCCCGAGCCCACCCCGCCGCCCACCACTCCGGGGCCCACGCCCGAAACAGCGCCAGCGGAACCAGCCCCGGTAGCCGTCCCGCCCGCCCTGGTCGCCCACGCTCGCAAGATCGCCGACGACCACCGGACCCGCACCGGATCGCCCATCGACGCCGACACCCTGCGCGCCCGCCTCGGTGTCCCGCCCCTGATGGCCAATGCCATCGCCGCCCAGCTCGCCTGA
- the repSA gene encoding replication initiator protein RepSA, with product MTDAATSPSGFDTATLSDMLRVAGSPNFDRWREQIHRTGGCSHPIHLTGWTLTRDKTTGETLHRYSTDTEPGGRLRIACGNRRASRCPACAWTYAGDTYHLIRAGLAGDDARDIPTAVREHPRVFLTLTAPSFGPVHNRPGTRPCHCGTRHPENDSALGTPLDPESYDYAAAVLFNNHAGQLWQRFTTRLRREIAAAAGLSQRELRAVARISYGKVAEFQKRGAVHFHAVIRIDGPDGPDSPPPSWATTDHLTNAIRTAATHAYTTVSVPAAGDHPARRLHWGTQLDIRPVKAFGDGSDITEQAVASYIAKYATKAAETTGSLDRRIGNREALLLLGIPDHTRRLVEACLDLDPVYPERRLSAWAHMLGFRGHFSTKSRQYSTTLTQLRQTRADYRATQERTARGLDDVAPDTVLVLTSWAYAGQGHTPGEAALAASIARDIHLNRETAREALRAKLDAEEEW from the coding sequence ATGACCGACGCGGCCACCTCGCCGTCAGGCTTCGACACCGCCACCCTGAGCGACATGCTCCGGGTGGCCGGGTCCCCCAACTTCGACCGCTGGCGCGAGCAGATCCACCGCACCGGCGGCTGCTCCCACCCCATCCACCTCACAGGCTGGACCCTCACCCGCGACAAGACCACCGGCGAGACCCTGCACCGCTACTCCACCGACACCGAACCGGGCGGACGCCTCCGCATCGCCTGCGGCAACCGCCGGGCCTCCCGCTGCCCCGCCTGCGCCTGGACGTACGCGGGCGACACCTACCACCTCATCCGCGCCGGACTCGCCGGAGACGACGCCCGGGACATCCCCACCGCCGTCCGCGAACACCCCCGCGTCTTCCTCACCCTCACCGCCCCGTCCTTCGGCCCGGTCCACAACCGCCCCGGCACCCGGCCCTGCCACTGCGGCACGCGGCACCCCGAGAACGACTCGGCCCTCGGCACACCGCTCGACCCCGAGTCGTACGACTACGCCGCCGCCGTCCTCTTCAACAACCACGCCGGGCAGCTCTGGCAGCGCTTCACCACCCGCCTCCGCCGGGAGATCGCCGCCGCGGCCGGACTCTCCCAGAGAGAGCTGAGGGCCGTCGCCCGTATCTCGTACGGGAAGGTCGCCGAGTTCCAGAAGCGCGGCGCCGTCCACTTCCACGCCGTCATCCGCATCGACGGCCCGGACGGCCCCGACTCTCCCCCGCCGTCCTGGGCGACCACCGACCACCTCACCAACGCCATCCGCACCGCCGCCACCCACGCGTACACGACCGTCTCCGTCCCCGCCGCCGGCGACCACCCCGCCCGCCGCCTCCACTGGGGCACCCAGCTCGACATCCGCCCTGTGAAGGCCTTCGGCGACGGCTCCGACATCACCGAACAGGCCGTCGCCTCCTACATCGCCAAGTACGCCACCAAGGCCGCCGAGACCACCGGCAGCCTCGACCGCCGCATCGGCAACCGCGAAGCCCTGCTCCTCCTCGGCATCCCCGACCACACCCGGCGCCTGGTCGAAGCCTGCCTCGACCTCGACCCGGTCTACCCGGAACGCCGCCTCTCCGCCTGGGCCCACATGCTCGGCTTCCGCGGCCACTTCTCCACCAAGTCCCGCCAGTACTCCACCACCCTGACCCAACTCCGCCAGACCCGCGCCGACTACCGCGCCACCCAGGAACGCACCGCCCGCGGCCTGGACGACGTCGCCCCGGACACGGTCCTCGTCCTCACCTCCTGGGCGTATGCCGGCCAGGGCCACACCCCCGGCGAAGCCGCCCTCGCCGCCTCCATCGCCCGGGACATCCACCTCAACCGCGAGACCGCCCGCGAAGCCCTCCGTGCCAAGCTCGATGCCGAAGAGGAGTGGTGA
- a CDS encoding ATP-binding protein codes for MRISRLTVDKLGIKLYDRVSAVLAEIIANAYDADATEVKVRLPFGTWLAAQPGKPAVAQYEVTVEDNGHGMTSEEVNTHYLLVGSDRRGRFGKDTSKGKGRRVMGRKGIGKLAPFGICRTVEVITAGGAPTEQGYRVSHIKLHLDAMMFDSEDDYIPEVGHLDGTFRDEHGTSIRLSDFNRKLVPKGEELHRQLCARFGIRRDDWDVEVFNTRESDALPGLKSESFRLGELSIDLQEDTKVTFDRTPIAPEDSDPLPVSGWLAFAKDPYKDEVMAGVRIYARGKIVATTRDFGATSGFTGEWSVRSYLTGEIHVEWLDEAEDLVRSDRQDIIWTSDLGQALQSWGSKQVKDLAKRGRSSVQRRTRQVFEQAADLDSRLQAEAPGDPQYRNSVKEAFRLLVADSDREAASDPQRVERYLELSKNIAPHKELLDTLHQVSKEVDSPLDIVLALFQKARVAEFYALGQVAQERVEVVTRLRQLISDGTTLERPLQELIEKAPWLLAPEWTPLGMNDALDRVRNSFETWYFKKSNQLIATSAIRDPIKRPDFVLLNGPRGTIWVVEIKRIDYYLTDDEFTRAVDYLESLEEFLDDTPEFGAYFPIRRLTFIVDHVDRLSRTNRRLLKESLNVERRSWYDLLEQTDQAHQDFLRKVDQLRRDPGALDS; via the coding sequence ATGCGGATCAGCAGGCTGACGGTCGACAAGCTCGGCATCAAGCTGTACGACCGCGTTTCGGCGGTCCTCGCAGAGATCATCGCCAACGCCTACGACGCAGATGCTACGGAAGTCAAGGTCCGCCTTCCGTTCGGCACTTGGCTCGCCGCGCAGCCCGGCAAGCCGGCAGTGGCGCAGTACGAAGTCACCGTCGAGGACAACGGCCATGGGATGACCTCTGAGGAGGTGAACACCCACTACTTGCTCGTTGGCTCCGACCGACGCGGACGGTTCGGTAAGGACACGTCTAAGGGCAAGGGCCGGCGAGTCATGGGGAGGAAGGGGATCGGGAAACTAGCTCCGTTCGGAATCTGCCGAACTGTGGAGGTGATCACCGCAGGAGGCGCACCGACCGAGCAGGGATACCGCGTTTCCCACATCAAGCTGCATCTTGATGCCATGATGTTCGACTCAGAGGATGATTACATTCCTGAGGTAGGACACCTCGACGGTACTTTTCGCGATGAGCACGGCACCAGCATCCGACTCAGCGATTTCAACCGCAAGCTGGTCCCCAAAGGGGAAGAACTGCATCGGCAACTCTGCGCCCGGTTCGGCATTAGGCGCGACGACTGGGATGTCGAGGTATTCAATACTCGCGAGAGCGACGCCCTCCCAGGTCTTAAATCAGAGTCGTTCCGTCTTGGCGAGTTGAGTATTGACCTTCAGGAGGACACAAAGGTCACCTTCGACCGAACTCCAATTGCTCCAGAAGATTCGGATCCACTTCCGGTTTCAGGCTGGCTCGCCTTCGCAAAGGATCCATATAAAGACGAGGTGATGGCTGGTGTCCGCATCTATGCTCGCGGAAAGATTGTCGCCACCACTCGGGACTTCGGAGCCACATCCGGCTTCACTGGTGAGTGGAGTGTCAGGTCCTACTTAACGGGTGAGATTCATGTCGAGTGGTTGGACGAAGCCGAAGACCTAGTTCGCTCCGACCGACAAGACATCATCTGGACGTCCGACCTAGGCCAAGCCCTGCAGAGTTGGGGCTCGAAGCAGGTCAAGGATCTAGCCAAACGCGGAAGGTCCTCGGTTCAGCGGCGCACACGACAAGTCTTCGAGCAGGCTGCAGATCTCGATTCCCGACTGCAAGCAGAAGCTCCGGGTGATCCGCAGTACCGAAATTCGGTCAAGGAGGCGTTTCGCCTGCTCGTGGCTGACAGCGACCGTGAAGCGGCGTCGGATCCGCAGCGAGTCGAACGCTACCTGGAGCTATCGAAGAACATTGCGCCGCACAAAGAACTCCTAGATACGCTGCACCAGGTATCCAAGGAGGTGGACAGCCCCCTGGATATCGTGCTGGCTCTATTCCAGAAGGCTAGGGTTGCCGAGTTCTATGCCCTTGGCCAGGTAGCCCAAGAGCGAGTAGAAGTTGTCACCAGACTCCGTCAGCTGATTTCGGATGGTACGACACTCGAACGCCCTCTCCAGGAACTCATCGAGAAGGCACCGTGGCTGCTGGCCCCGGAGTGGACTCCCCTGGGAATGAACGACGCACTCGACCGGGTCCGCAACAGCTTCGAGACGTGGTATTTCAAGAAGTCCAATCAACTCATCGCGACTAGCGCCATTCGCGACCCGATAAAGCGTCCAGACTTCGTCCTGCTAAACGGGCCCCGCGGGACCATCTGGGTAGTCGAGATCAAGCGAATCGACTACTACTTGACGGACGACGAATTCACCAGGGCCGTCGACTACCTTGAGAGTTTGGAAGAGTTCCTCGACGATACTCCAGAGTTTGGGGCGTATTTCCCCATCCGAAGGCTCACTTTCATCGTCGACCACGTCGATCGACTAAGCCGGACTAACCGTAGGCTCCTCAAGGAGAGCCTCAACGTCGAACGCCGCAGCTGGTACGACCTACTGGAGCAGACAGACCAAGCTCATCAGGACTTCCTACGTAAAGTGGACCAGCTTCGGCGCGATCCAGGGGCACTCGACTCCTAG
- a CDS encoding FtsK/SpoIIIE domain-containing protein has translation MTALSVTLALVAAVALLLRWQRPACYWMSFGIVFAVVRILARYASVMDACGLTVPPSRWRLALARMTGRPIPESRAPRILRLRPTRTGLVLRVKLRPGQDAFDFSAASDRLRHSFVMQNVSAREIRSGVVELRMTGYDILKRVQMPAAGRSGVMRVPVAMREDGEVYHRDYRQTPHALNIGATQSGKSVYQRGLVAALAPLDVALVGIDCKQGVELAPLARRFTALADDPDAAADLLDVLVEHMQEVYQLIRREQRLSADLPDVEITADIWDLPDHLRPTPIVLLVDEVAELALFATKDEEKRRDRIITALVRLAQLGRAAGIYLEICGQRFGSELGKGITMLRAQLTGRTAHRVNDETSANMAFGDIAPDAVLATVQIRTDRPGTAVVGDSSGGWVRIRTPHLTLRRAVNIANSHAHRTPEIPALDAFRPVLSPLGKAATPSAASAPAIA, from the coding sequence GTGACCGCCTTATCGGTCACCCTCGCCCTGGTCGCCGCAGTCGCACTGCTGCTGCGCTGGCAGCGTCCGGCCTGTTACTGGATGAGCTTCGGCATCGTCTTCGCCGTCGTACGGATCCTCGCCCGGTACGCCTCGGTCATGGACGCCTGCGGGCTCACCGTCCCGCCCTCCCGCTGGCGCCTGGCGCTGGCCCGGATGACCGGCCGGCCCATCCCCGAGTCGCGGGCGCCCCGGATTCTGCGGCTGCGGCCGACACGTACCGGGCTCGTCCTGCGGGTGAAACTCCGCCCCGGCCAAGACGCCTTCGACTTCTCCGCCGCGTCGGACCGGCTCCGGCACTCGTTCGTCATGCAGAACGTCAGCGCGCGGGAGATCCGCTCGGGTGTGGTCGAGCTGCGGATGACCGGTTACGACATCCTCAAGCGGGTGCAGATGCCCGCGGCCGGCCGAAGCGGGGTGATGCGAGTCCCGGTCGCGATGCGGGAGGACGGGGAGGTGTACCACCGCGACTACCGCCAGACCCCGCACGCTCTGAACATCGGCGCCACCCAGTCCGGCAAGTCCGTCTACCAACGCGGCCTCGTCGCCGCGCTCGCCCCGCTGGACGTCGCCCTCGTCGGGATCGACTGCAAGCAAGGCGTCGAACTCGCCCCACTCGCACGGCGGTTCACCGCCCTGGCCGACGATCCCGATGCCGCCGCCGACCTCCTCGACGTGCTCGTCGAGCACATGCAGGAGGTCTACCAACTGATCCGACGTGAGCAGAGGTTGAGTGCAGACCTGCCGGATGTGGAAATCACCGCCGACATCTGGGACCTGCCCGATCACCTGCGACCGACGCCGATCGTGCTCCTGGTCGATGAGGTCGCCGAACTCGCCCTCTTCGCTACGAAGGACGAGGAGAAGCGGCGGGATCGGATCATCACCGCCCTCGTCCGGCTCGCCCAGCTCGGCCGCGCCGCCGGCATCTACCTGGAGATCTGCGGGCAGCGCTTCGGCTCCGAGCTCGGTAAGGGCATCACCATGCTCCGCGCCCAGCTCACCGGCCGCACCGCTCACCGCGTCAACGACGAGACCTCCGCCAACATGGCCTTCGGCGACATCGCCCCGGACGCCGTCCTCGCCACGGTCCAGATCCGCACCGACCGGCCCGGTACCGCCGTCGTCGGCGACTCCTCCGGTGGGTGGGTCCGCATCCGTACGCCCCACCTCACGCTCCGGCGGGCCGTGAACATCGCGAACTCCCACGCTCACCGCACGCCCGAGATCCCCGCGCTGGACGCCTTCCGGCCCGTCCTGTCGCCTCTGGGCAAGGCCGCGACGCCCTCGGCCGCCTCGGCTCCCGCAATCGCCTGA
- a CDS encoding mobile element transfer protein yields the protein MAARDHFHSVIRIGPVQIGTHRDRHGRTKYAAVCTSDGCGWSAEYSSSSAAQLATRTHRCKPR from the coding sequence ATGGCCGCTCGCGACCACTTCCACTCCGTGATCCGGATCGGTCCGGTGCAGATCGGCACCCACCGCGACCGCCACGGCCGCACCAAGTACGCCGCTGTGTGCACGTCCGACGGCTGCGGCTGGTCCGCCGAGTACTCCAGCTCCTCGGCCGCCCAGCTCGCCACCCGCACCCACCGCTGCAAGCCCCGCTGA
- a CDS encoding GntR family transcriptional regulator — MQIADDIVQQIRGGVLKPGDMVPSESELVERYGVAGGTIRKAMVEVRASGLVDTRHGKGSIVKDRPPVRLRSSDRFRASHRRGGKAAYLAESEQSGATAKVSVLYIGPMEAPADIAERLGVDVGTQVLARRRLYFRNGTPVETASSYLPWDIVKDIPELFAENPGPGGIYARLEDHGHTFAEFVETLQARPAAKAEASELALSPGAPVVHLLRDAVTKKGRVVEVCDTLMAADQFVFQYRIPATD; from the coding sequence GTGCAGATCGCGGACGACATCGTCCAGCAGATCCGGGGCGGTGTACTGAAGCCCGGCGACATGGTGCCCAGCGAGTCCGAGCTCGTCGAGCGATACGGGGTCGCCGGCGGGACCATCCGTAAGGCCATGGTCGAAGTGCGGGCCAGTGGGCTCGTCGACACTCGCCACGGGAAGGGATCGATCGTTAAAGATCGGCCTCCCGTACGGCTCCGGTCCTCCGACCGTTTCCGGGCCTCGCACCGCCGTGGCGGCAAGGCGGCCTACCTTGCCGAGTCCGAGCAGTCCGGTGCCACGGCCAAGGTGAGCGTCCTCTACATCGGGCCCATGGAGGCACCTGCGGACATCGCCGAACGGCTTGGTGTCGATGTCGGGACGCAGGTGCTCGCGCGGCGACGGCTGTACTTCCGGAATGGGACGCCCGTCGAGACCGCCTCCTCGTACCTGCCGTGGGACATCGTGAAGGACATCCCCGAGCTGTTCGCCGAGAACCCCGGCCCCGGCGGCATCTACGCCCGGCTCGAAGACCACGGCCACACCTTCGCCGAGTTCGTCGAGACGCTCCAGGCTCGGCCGGCCGCGAAGGCTGAGGCGTCGGAGCTGGCGCTGAGTCCTGGGGCTCCTGTGGTGCACCTGCTGCGGGATGCCGTGACGAAGAAGGGGCGGGTCGTGGAGGTCTGCGACACCCTCATGGCCGCTGACCAGTTCGTCTTCCAGTACCGGATCCCCGCGACCGACTGA
- a CDS encoding tyrosine-type recombinase/integrase, with protein sequence MTNRKGRRRRFGTVRQLASGRWQARYRDPLSGGMKSAPHTFATKTDAEVWLTTIEAEILRGAYQAPDAGNVVFGQYADDWLKHRRLEDRTRERSEGVIRLHIKPTFGVGTIAAITTARVRTWRTGLLEAGVGEPTVVKAYQLLRAILNTAVDDELIRRNPCRIKGADSYDVPERPVLTVPEVYAVAGAIQPHFRLLVLLAAFTTLRFGELASLRRRDLDLDRCVVLVRRAQSELQDGTLADKAPKSAAGVRSVAFPAELLPEVSHHLEHFAGSGRDGHLFQGPRGGLLRRGNFRDDWIAARDKAGVDSTVHFHDLRHTGNTLASSAGASTRELMTRMGHSTTRAALIYQHMTSDRDQHIAGKLGEMIRQVRKLGPS encoded by the coding sequence ATGACGAACCGCAAGGGCAGGCGCCGCCGGTTCGGCACTGTGCGGCAGCTCGCATCCGGTCGCTGGCAGGCCCGCTACCGGGACCCGCTCTCGGGCGGGATGAAGTCGGCGCCGCACACCTTCGCCACCAAGACGGACGCCGAAGTCTGGCTGACCACGATTGAGGCGGAGATCCTCCGCGGCGCCTACCAGGCACCGGACGCCGGCAACGTCGTCTTCGGGCAGTACGCGGACGACTGGCTCAAGCACCGCCGCCTTGAAGACCGCACCCGCGAGCGCAGCGAGGGCGTGATCCGGCTCCACATCAAGCCGACCTTCGGCGTCGGGACCATCGCCGCGATCACCACGGCCCGCGTACGGACATGGCGGACCGGCCTCCTGGAAGCGGGCGTGGGCGAGCCGACCGTGGTCAAGGCGTACCAACTCCTGCGGGCGATCCTGAACACCGCCGTGGACGACGAACTGATCCGGCGCAATCCGTGCCGCATCAAGGGCGCCGACAGTTACGACGTCCCTGAGCGGCCCGTCCTGACCGTGCCCGAGGTGTACGCGGTGGCCGGGGCCATCCAGCCGCACTTCCGGCTGCTCGTCCTCCTCGCCGCGTTCACCACGCTCCGGTTCGGTGAGCTGGCCTCGCTCCGGCGTCGGGATCTGGACCTGGATCGCTGCGTCGTCCTCGTCCGCCGCGCCCAGTCCGAGCTCCAGGACGGCACGCTCGCCGACAAGGCGCCGAAGTCCGCGGCCGGTGTCCGCTCCGTCGCCTTCCCCGCCGAACTCCTTCCAGAGGTGTCGCACCACCTGGAGCACTTCGCGGGCTCCGGGCGGGACGGCCACCTGTTCCAGGGCCCCCGTGGCGGCCTACTGCGGCGGGGCAACTTCCGGGACGACTGGATCGCGGCGCGGGACAAGGCCGGCGTCGACTCGACTGTGCACTTTCACGATCTTCGCCACACGGGGAACACCCTGGCCTCCAGCGCGGGCGCCAGCACCCGGGAGCTCATGACGCGGATGGGGCACAGCACGACCCGGGCCGCGCTGATCTACCAGCACATGACGAGCGACCGTGATCAGCACATCGCGGGCAAGCTCGGCGAGATGATCCGCCAGGTCCGTAAGCTCGGACCCTCATAG
- a CDS encoding helix-turn-helix domain-containing protein, which yields MAARLLTVDQAAELLGTTVRFPRRLIEERRITFVRVGRHVRIPEPAIAAYIERNTVQPIARRYGAVA from the coding sequence ATGGCCGCCCGTCTCCTGACCGTCGACCAGGCAGCCGAACTCCTCGGCACCACCGTCCGGTTCCCCCGACGCCTCATCGAGGAACGGCGCATCACCTTCGTCCGGGTCGGCCGTCACGTCCGCATCCCTGAACCCGCCATCGCGGCGTACATCGAGCGCAACACCGTCCAGCCCATCGCACGCCGCTACGGGGCGGTGGCCTGA
- a CDS encoding GntR family transcriptional regulator — MIGTVASRRHAIADDLRTQITAGRIQPGERLPSEAQLACHYEVSTPTLRNALALLQAEGLVEKIHGKSNYARQPLSRTTYVGGGRTPAQTPLPVSIRTTKLRARGHLAALLGVTSGSPATEFLCVSHAGKSPHSLARVYVPRDLAPATAPDAPSWPQETASLLGGPRPQLAKVEENVHVRLPTASEAATLRISSTLAILAITRVATDITGRVIEAALLALPGDRAEAIFTTDHTTTERRPEG, encoded by the coding sequence GTGATCGGGACCGTGGCTTCTCGCCGACACGCCATCGCCGATGACCTCCGCACCCAGATCACGGCCGGCCGCATCCAACCCGGCGAACGCCTCCCCTCGGAAGCCCAACTCGCCTGCCACTACGAGGTAAGCACGCCGACGCTCCGCAACGCCCTCGCCCTGCTACAGGCCGAAGGCCTCGTGGAGAAGATCCACGGCAAGAGCAACTACGCCCGTCAGCCACTGAGTAGAACCACGTACGTCGGCGGTGGACGCACCCCGGCTCAGACACCTCTGCCCGTCAGCATCCGCACGACGAAGCTCCGAGCCCGCGGCCACCTGGCCGCCCTGCTGGGGGTGACGTCTGGCAGCCCAGCGACTGAGTTCCTCTGTGTGAGCCACGCCGGCAAGTCGCCTCACAGCCTGGCCCGCGTCTACGTTCCCCGGGACTTGGCGCCAGCCACCGCACCCGACGCCCCTTCCTGGCCCCAGGAGACGGCGAGCCTGCTAGGGGGGCCGCGCCCCCAACTGGCCAAGGTCGAGGAGAACGTCCACGTCCGCCTCCCGACCGCTTCGGAAGCAGCGACGCTCCGAATCAGCTCGACCCTCGCGATTCTCGCAATTACCCGCGTGGCAACGGACATCACAGGCCGCGTCATCGAGGCGGCCCTCCTGGCCCTCCCCGGCGACCGCGCCGAAGCCATCTTCACCACCGACCACACAACTACAGAGAGGAGACCGGAAGGATGA
- a CDS encoding NUDIX hydrolase, whose translation MLLYMSNGSAGTKSTPLHSVSVAGAVVREDGRLLAIRRADNGTWELPGGVLELSEAPEAGVAREVLEETGIHVDVDELTGVYKNTTRGIVALVFRCKPAGGTERTSDESTAVDWLTPAEVEERMAEVYAIRLLDALDGNGPHVRSHDGRQLITQP comes from the coding sequence ATGCTCCTGTACATGAGTAACGGGAGCGCGGGAACAAAGTCAACGCCACTCCACTCGGTGTCCGTAGCCGGAGCGGTAGTGCGCGAAGACGGCCGTCTCCTGGCGATCCGCCGAGCGGACAACGGCACTTGGGAGCTTCCGGGCGGCGTCCTCGAACTCAGCGAGGCCCCGGAGGCTGGCGTAGCCCGCGAGGTCCTGGAGGAGACAGGTATCCACGTGGACGTGGATGAGCTGACGGGCGTCTACAAGAACACGACCCGCGGCATCGTCGCCCTGGTCTTCCGCTGCAAGCCCGCCGGCGGCACCGAGCGAACCTCGGACGAGTCCACCGCGGTCGACTGGCTGACGCCGGCGGAGGTCGAGGAGCGCATGGCGGAGGTCTACGCGATCCGCCTCCTGGACGCACTGGACGGCAACGGCCCCCACGTCCGAAGCCACGACGGCCGCCAGCTGATCACGCAGCCGTGA